Proteins from a genomic interval of Desulfobacterales bacterium:
- a CDS encoding flavodoxin family protein, whose protein sequence is MIRITAVYGSPRRKGNTATLLQHAVRGARDAGAHVDEVVLRDLKISPCLEIYACRENGRCAIQDDFQQIEQKITAAQGIMLASPVFFYSVSAHAKMFIDRCQSLWVKKYRIDQTVFGQWTPRRKGLFISAGATKGKKLFDGVLLTIRYFFDVWDTCLWKSLLYRGLDLEKDVLEHPDYLAEAYETGKAMVKAIENDIISETAD, encoded by the coding sequence ATGATTCGTATTACAGCGGTTTACGGAAGCCCCAGACGCAAAGGCAACACCGCCACCCTGCTGCAGCATGCGGTCCGGGGGGCCAGAGATGCCGGCGCGCATGTTGACGAAGTCGTTCTTCGGGATCTGAAGATATCGCCCTGCCTTGAAATTTACGCATGCAGGGAAAATGGCCGCTGCGCCATTCAGGATGATTTCCAGCAGATCGAGCAAAAGATCACCGCGGCGCAGGGAATCATGCTGGCCTCACCCGTGTTCTTCTATTCGGTCAGCGCCCATGCCAAGATGTTTATCGACCGGTGCCAGTCCCTGTGGGTAAAAAAATACCGGATTGATCAAACCGTCTTTGGCCAGTGGACGCCCAGGCGTAAAGGCCTTTTCATATCTGCCGGCGCCACGAAAGGCAAAAAACTTTTTGACGGCGTACTGCTCACGATCAGATATTTCTTCGACGTCTGGGATACCTGTCTGTGGAAGTCCCTGCTCTACCGGGGCCTTGATCTTGAAAAAGATGTGCTGGAGCACCCGGACTATCTTGCCGAAGCCTATGAAACCGGAAAAGCCATGGTCAAAGCAATCGAAAATGATATCATATCCGAGACAGCGGATTGA
- a CDS encoding IMP cyclohydrolase: protein MAEDLKKMYKTIMDDHFPSRMEISFVDKDNRQTLFYEKGLWTIDGVQKGLRYGENPGQEAALYKLVNGNLVLGQTETIQPGQYLASDVELLQSGKHPGKTNLTDADNALNILRYFTDKPTVAIVKHNNPCGVARADSLAAAYGKAYMADRIAAFGGCIALNRPVDKTTAGAIIKQYAEVVVAPDFEDGVLDMFAKKKNLRVIRIGNINRLQDFVGKRFVDFKSLIDGGIIAQWSFVPTTRTRKDLKPAECDYKNARYRINRQPTDQEYDDMLFGWLVEAGVTSNSVIYVKDSVTVGIGTGEQDRVGVAEIARDKAYRKLADRYCFELHGVAYNDLNDPDKKAEIDNRVALEKGGLIGSAMVSDAFFPFRDGVDVGIREGVTSIIQPGGSLNDYQSIEACNEAGVTMVYTGQRSFRH from the coding sequence ATGGCTGAAGATCTTAAAAAAATGTATAAAACCATTATGGATGATCACTTTCCGTCCCGGATGGAAATCAGCTTTGTCGATAAAGACAATCGGCAGACGCTGTTTTATGAAAAAGGACTGTGGACCATTGACGGTGTCCAAAAAGGGCTCAGGTACGGCGAAAATCCGGGGCAGGAAGCCGCATTGTACAAACTGGTAAACGGCAACCTCGTTCTGGGGCAAACCGAAACCATACAGCCGGGCCAGTACCTGGCTTCAGATGTCGAGCTGCTGCAGTCCGGCAAACATCCGGGCAAAACCAACCTGACCGATGCGGACAACGCCCTCAATATTTTACGCTATTTTACGGACAAACCCACCGTGGCGATTGTCAAACATAACAACCCCTGCGGCGTTGCCCGTGCAGATTCCCTGGCAGCGGCCTACGGCAAAGCCTACATGGCTGACCGGATTGCCGCCTTCGGCGGATGTATCGCCCTGAACCGTCCGGTTGACAAAACCACAGCCGGGGCCATTATCAAACAGTATGCCGAAGTGGTCGTAGCGCCTGATTTTGAAGATGGCGTGCTGGATATGTTCGCAAAGAAAAAAAATCTGAGAGTGATCCGTATCGGCAATATCAACCGACTGCAGGACTTTGTCGGCAAGCGGTTTGTGGACTTCAAAAGTCTGATTGACGGTGGAATCATTGCCCAGTGGTCGTTTGTCCCCACCACCCGGACCAGAAAAGACCTCAAACCGGCCGAATGTGACTACAAGAACGCCCGATACCGGATCAACCGGCAGCCGACCGATCAGGAATATGACGACATGCTTTTCGGCTGGCTGGTTGAAGCCGGCGTCACATCCAATTCCGTAATTTATGTCAAAGACTCGGTCACCGTCGGCATCGGAACCGGAGAGCAGGACCGGGTCGGTGTGGCGGAAATTGCAAGAGACAAAGCCTACCGGAAACTGGCAGACCGCTACTGCTTTGAACTGCACGGCGTCGCTTACAATGACCTGAACGATCCGGACAAAAAAGCGGAAATCGACAACCGGGTGGCCCTGGAAAAAGGCGGACTCATCGGCTCGGCCATGGTCAGCGATGCATTTTTCCCCTTCCGTGACGGGGTGGATGTCGGAATCCGGGAAGGCGTTACATCAATCATCCAGCCGGGCGGGTCCCTGAATGACTACCAGTCCATCGAAGCATGCAACGAAGCCGGTGTCACCATGGTGTATACGGGCCAGAGAAGCTTCAGGCACTGA
- a CDS encoding HD domain-containing protein, with protein MNPADNAITRPADSGTEGCVETGHMPEADSKPPLDQIKTIASRLFEGARGSHDWDHTLRVCRLCEHIGPAEAADMDTLMIAAYLHDIGRCYQDRSEGAVCHADKGAQMAWPLIRRLALSKEQKLNIIHCIRSHRFRGSHAPETTEAKVLFDADKLDSIGAIGVARAYLFAGEIGAKLHNPDIPPEDARAYSADDTGYREFKVKLCNIKNRILTREGRKLADERHEFMEAFFNRFLKEYEGIR; from the coding sequence ATGAATCCGGCCGATAATGCCATAACCCGACCGGCAGACAGCGGCACGGAGGGGTGCGTCGAAACAGGCCATATGCCTGAAGCCGATTCGAAACCTCCTCTCGATCAGATCAAGACGATTGCCAGCCGGCTGTTTGAAGGGGCCCGCGGGAGCCACGACTGGGACCATACCCTCAGGGTATGCCGCCTGTGTGAGCATATCGGCCCGGCCGAAGCGGCAGATATGGACACCCTCATGATTGCCGCCTACCTTCATGATATCGGCCGCTGTTATCAGGATCGGTCTGAAGGCGCCGTATGTCATGCCGACAAGGGCGCTCAAATGGCATGGCCCCTGATCCGGCGGCTTGCGCTTTCCAAGGAACAAAAGTTGAACATCATCCACTGCATCCGGTCCCACCGGTTCCGCGGCAGCCACGCTCCGGAGACGACGGAGGCAAAAGTGCTGTTTGACGCGGACAAGCTGGATTCCATCGGCGCCATCGGCGTCGCCCGGGCGTATCTGTTTGCCGGTGAGATCGGGGCAAAGCTTCACAATCCGGACATCCCTCCGGAAGATGCGCGGGCCTATTCGGCAGATGATACCGGCTACAGGGAATTTAAAGTAAAATTATGCAACATCAAAAACCGCATATTGACACGGGAAGGCCGGAAACTGGCAGATGAGCGACACGAATTCATGGAAGCATTTTTCAACCGATTTTTAAAAGAATATGAAGGGATCCGATAG
- the umuD gene encoding translesion error-prone DNA polymerase V autoproteolytic subunit, with product MITTAETVYVPDTSTVCKRPLFMVPVAAGFPSPAEDYIEGRLDLNRHLIKHPAATFFVRVTGDSMINAGIHAGDILIVDRAIEPVDKKVVIAVIDGELTVKRIRIVKGSISLIPENDQYQPIQIKENMEFPMNPNNGWVLLYQMVTSELMPYFIILRNICFTIFFYLIELHK from the coding sequence ATGATTACCACTGCAGAGACTGTCTACGTCCCTGACACATCCACCGTCTGCAAGCGTCCGCTGTTCATGGTACCGGTAGCCGCGGGGTTTCCCTCTCCGGCCGAAGATTACATCGAAGGCAGACTGGACCTGAACCGGCACCTGATCAAACACCCGGCCGCCACTTTCTTTGTGAGGGTCACGGGCGATTCCATGATCAATGCCGGCATCCACGCCGGAGACATCCTGATTGTCGACCGGGCCATCGAACCTGTCGATAAAAAGGTGGTCATAGCCGTTATTGACGGGGAACTGACGGTCAAACGGATCCGTATCGTAAAAGGCAGCATCTCCCTGATACCTGAAAATGACCAGTACCAACCGATTCAGATCAAAGAGAATATGGAATTTCCTATGAACCCAAATAACGGTTGGGTTTTATTATATCAGATGGTTACATCTGAATTAATGCCATACTTTATCATATTACGAAACATTTGCTTTACTATATTTTTCTACCTTATTGAATTACACAAAA